In the genome of Rhizobium rhizogenes, one region contains:
- a CDS encoding DUF2806 domain-containing protein, whose translation MSEDHLSNETSVSAELTETGIKASAKSRTVSSMDRLLGGTIDAGSAWLEGVAMRRRAKNEGERQLIEATVKYGLDKMNIDDQFAQRTFEGHFAKIARHQLNKDAVVAEALDDLKQMPPSDQEAAHGPSTVSEGFMGPFERYAETASSEELRQRWGRILSAEIRRPGTFSSKVLRATDELDSSTAKLFENLMRYHSRGMLVNAIMPEIEYTDRLRLIEAGLLVDPGIGGQSLTFGEGDGWGVPFWGTQFGQITVCFAKSVALPVKGNDILKIRDQRPAFGVHILTETGRALSSILPSYEYKIGLEYARKLQTVVGANEVFLIVPAGDGKFGKSSVPPAP comes from the coding sequence ATGTCCGAAGATCATCTCAGCAATGAAACATCTGTGTCTGCCGAGCTAACCGAAACAGGCATCAAGGCCTCAGCAAAGAGCCGAACAGTATCTTCGATGGATCGACTTCTTGGTGGGACTATCGATGCCGGTAGCGCTTGGCTAGAAGGTGTTGCCATGAGGCGCAGAGCGAAAAACGAAGGCGAACGTCAGCTTATCGAAGCCACCGTTAAATATGGATTGGACAAGATGAATATTGACGATCAGTTCGCCCAACGCACTTTCGAGGGGCATTTCGCGAAAATCGCACGTCATCAACTAAATAAGGATGCCGTCGTTGCAGAAGCTCTAGATGATCTAAAGCAAATGCCACCCTCGGATCAAGAAGCGGCTCATGGGCCTTCGACAGTAAGTGAAGGTTTTATGGGGCCGTTCGAACGTTATGCCGAAACAGCCTCTTCCGAAGAACTTCGGCAGCGATGGGGCAGAATTCTGTCTGCCGAAATACGGAGGCCGGGAACGTTTTCATCCAAAGTGCTCAGGGCTACAGATGAGCTAGATAGTAGCACCGCGAAACTATTCGAAAACCTGATGCGGTATCATTCTCGCGGGATGCTGGTGAACGCTATAATGCCCGAAATCGAGTACACTGATCGACTACGCCTGATCGAGGCTGGATTGTTAGTAGACCCTGGTATCGGTGGCCAATCGTTAACGTTCGGCGAAGGAGATGGGTGGGGAGTCCCCTTCTGGGGCACGCAATTCGGACAAATCACAGTATGTTTCGCAAAGTCCGTCGCTTTGCCTGTCAAGGGAAATGATATCTTGAAAATCAGGGATCAGAGACCTGCTTTCGGCGTGCACATACTTACGGAAACAGGACGAGCGTTAAGCTCGATCCTCCCATCTTATGAGTACAAGATTGGACTAGAATACGCGCGCAAGCTGCAGACAGTTGTTGGCGCAAATGAGGTTTTTCTGATTGTACCCGCAGGCGATGGCAAATTTGGTAAGTCATCAGTGCCGCCAGCCCCATGA